The Limnochorda sp. LNt genome includes a region encoding these proteins:
- a CDS encoding LeuA family protein yields MSQATPWKSDDWFVSPWNYFPEVRSQFEFPARVRLHDVSLRDGEQQAGLVFNKDQKIRLAEKLAEVGVHRIEAGMPAVSPQDEAAIREIVRRNLGPEIFAFARCTIEDVKRAQDCGVRGVVVEIPSSEHIIREAYGWPVEKAIDLSIQATRFAHEQGLYTVFFPIDFSRADLEWGLTLLKRVATEGHMDALVVVDTFGVLSPHAVPYLIRRIKAEIDKPLECHFHNDFGMGVANTVMALASGCEVAHTTIAGIGERAGNTPYEELALALLMLYGVDMGLRCDRLYETARLLQEIAGIQIPTNRAVIGEMLYDIESGIIASWYRNCYHRTPTEIFPVRAEFIGREPARVVMGKGSGADNVRLWLEEDGLDATDEQVMELVALVKQESLAKGRLLTRDEFRSLALVVLSPARAG; encoded by the coding sequence GTGTCGCAAGCGACTCCATGGAAGAGCGACGACTGGTTCGTCAGCCCGTGGAACTACTTCCCCGAGGTGCGCTCGCAGTTCGAGTTCCCCGCGCGGGTCCGCCTCCACGACGTGTCGTTGCGGGACGGCGAGCAGCAGGCCGGCCTCGTCTTCAACAAGGACCAGAAGATCCGCCTTGCCGAGAAGCTGGCCGAGGTGGGGGTCCACCGCATCGAGGCAGGGATGCCGGCCGTCAGCCCGCAGGACGAGGCGGCCATCCGGGAGATCGTCAGACGCAACCTGGGGCCCGAGATCTTCGCCTTCGCCCGGTGCACCATCGAGGACGTCAAGCGGGCCCAGGACTGCGGCGTGCGAGGGGTGGTCGTCGAGATCCCCTCCAGCGAGCACATCATCCGCGAGGCGTATGGGTGGCCGGTGGAGAAGGCCATCGACCTCTCCATCCAGGCGACCCGCTTCGCGCACGAGCAGGGGCTGTACACGGTCTTCTTCCCCATCGACTTCAGCCGGGCCGACCTCGAGTGGGGGCTGACCCTGCTCAAGCGCGTCGCCACCGAGGGCCACATGGACGCCCTGGTGGTGGTCGACACCTTCGGCGTGCTCTCGCCGCATGCGGTGCCGTATCTCATCCGGCGCATCAAGGCCGAGATCGACAAGCCCCTGGAGTGCCACTTCCACAACGACTTCGGCATGGGCGTGGCCAACACCGTCATGGCCCTCGCCAGCGGATGCGAGGTGGCCCACACCACCATCGCGGGCATCGGGGAGCGAGCCGGCAACACCCCCTACGAGGAGCTGGCGCTGGCCCTTTTGATGCTCTACGGCGTCGACATGGGGTTGCGTTGCGACCGGTTGTACGAGACGGCACGGCTGTTGCAGGAGATCGCGGGCATCCAGATTCCCACCAACCGGGCAGTCATCGGCGAGATGCTGTACGACATCGAGTCGGGCATCATCGCCTCCTGGTATCGCAACTGCTACCATCGCACGCCCACCGAGATCTTCCCGGTGCGGGCCGAGTTCATCGGGCGCGAGCCTGCCCGGGTCGTCATGGGCAAGGGCTCCGGCGCCGACAACGTGCGGCTGTGGCTGGAAGAGGACGGGCTCGATGCGACCGACGAGCAGGTGATGGAGCTGGTCGCCCTGGTCAAGCAGGAGTCGCTGGCCAAGGGCCGGCTGCTCACCCGGGACGAGTTTCGGTCGCTGGCCCTGGTGGTGCTCAGCCCGGCGAGGGCAGGTTGA
- a CDS encoding tripartite tricarboxylate transporter permease — protein sequence MFELSMLLRGFEVAFQPSNIAYAFFGTLSGTLVGVLPGLDVPTVLALLLPITYQLHDPLGAVIMMAGIFYGACFGGSRSSILFGIPGEATSAVTAIDGHALAREGKAAVALAAAVVASFVGGTLSIVALTLLAQPLASVALLFGPPEYFSLALLGLTLTVYLLGDSPTKGIIMAILGLLLSMVGLDPVSGVPRLTFGSAHLMTGIDLTVLTLGLFGVGGLLSAVEKAAGEPIPIKIAGLAAHLRELRNSAWAMVRGAVGGFAVGALPGGGATLASIISYTVERRMSRRPERFGRGAIEGVAAPEAANNAAATSSFIPLLTLGIPGNASIAIVYAALLVNGIMPGPYLVQEEPELFWGVISSMYLGNLMLLLLNLPLSSLWAQITRVPLKYLAPAVGVLTLLGAYSVNNFVNDIWVMLAIGVVAYVARRHGFEPGPLLLAFVLGPILERSLRQSLILSHGSPIIFVDRPISGTLLLLVAVALFGRSLTWAAKRVVELCRRRQNTAARLSR from the coding sequence TTGTTTGAGCTGTCGATGCTACTGAGAGGATTTGAAGTGGCCTTTCAGCCGTCGAATATCGCTTATGCCTTCTTCGGGACTTTGAGCGGAACCTTGGTGGGTGTCTTGCCGGGCTTGGACGTCCCCACGGTGCTTGCACTCCTTCTGCCTATTACGTACCAGCTACATGACCCCTTAGGCGCGGTAATTATGATGGCTGGTATCTTCTATGGTGCTTGCTTTGGAGGTTCGAGGAGCTCAATTCTTTTTGGGATCCCTGGTGAAGCAACGTCCGCGGTTACGGCTATAGACGGGCACGCACTGGCTCGGGAAGGTAAGGCCGCGGTCGCGCTTGCCGCTGCTGTTGTTGCATCCTTTGTTGGGGGAACTCTTAGCATCGTCGCTCTAACCCTGTTGGCGCAGCCCTTAGCAAGCGTTGCGCTGCTCTTCGGTCCTCCGGAGTACTTCTCGCTTGCTCTCCTCGGGTTAACGCTGACCGTATATCTCTTGGGTGATTCCCCAACCAAGGGAATTATCATGGCTATCCTAGGCCTGTTGCTGTCTATGGTGGGCCTTGATCCAGTCTCCGGGGTGCCACGGCTCACGTTCGGCAGCGCCCATCTAATGACTGGGATCGACCTCACGGTTCTTACCTTGGGTCTGTTTGGGGTAGGTGGGCTTCTGTCGGCCGTGGAGAAGGCAGCGGGAGAACCTATTCCAATAAAGATCGCAGGCCTGGCGGCCCACTTACGGGAATTGCGAAACTCGGCGTGGGCGATGGTCCGTGGGGCGGTAGGAGGGTTCGCGGTCGGCGCACTGCCCGGAGGTGGCGCCACGTTGGCATCCATCATTTCTTACACAGTAGAAAGGCGCATGTCCAGACGCCCGGAGCGGTTCGGTAGGGGAGCCATTGAGGGCGTGGCGGCACCGGAAGCCGCCAACAACGCGGCTGCAACGTCGTCTTTCATTCCGCTCCTAACCTTGGGAATACCAGGGAACGCCTCCATCGCTATAGTTTATGCGGCCCTGCTCGTCAACGGGATCATGCCCGGACCCTACCTTGTACAAGAAGAGCCAGAGCTCTTTTGGGGTGTCATTAGCTCTATGTACCTCGGGAATCTTATGCTACTTCTGCTTAACCTCCCCCTCTCTAGTCTGTGGGCACAGATAACTCGGGTTCCACTCAAGTACCTTGCGCCAGCGGTCGGAGTTCTAACCTTGCTCGGAGCGTATAGCGTTAACAACTTTGTTAACGATATCTGGGTGATGCTAGCGATCGGGGTCGTGGCTTACGTGGCACGGCGACACGGATTCGAACCAGGCCCATTGCTCCTAGCTTTCGTCCTTGGACCTATCCTCGAGCGATCTCTTCGTCAGTCGCTTATATTGAGCCATGGTTCGCCCATTATCTTTGTGGACCGCCCGATTTCTGGAACCCTACTGCTTTTGGTCGCAGTCGCACTGTTCGGCAGAAGCCTAACGTGGGCTGCGAAAAGGGTCGTTGAGCTGTGCCGACGTAGACAGAACACTGCCGCCCGGCTTAGCCGGTAA
- a CDS encoding carbon-nitrogen hydrolase family protein, with translation MVVTLRIAVVQPIAHPPSEAQANVADAIRWVEQAAEQGASFVCFPETYPGPWRMPATFDPRPTMVEAAAKHGVHVVFGTIEPVNNEIATAYNLVCMAYPDGRPLAQYRRTHPNGPWIYTGGRFWEFRYVPGDDFPVFDTALTRVGLAMCSEVYVPEVSRALAVRGAELIFMPAGIDKKKLWETWRALTWARAIENLAVVVTTQNLFSHTERGLAMVATPEQVLLESIAAGLFLVDVDLERIRYLRETRDDVDSSAYCAVKQGLLGPQWLRKELYGRIYPRGSE, from the coding sequence GTGGTGGTGACCCTCCGAATTGCGGTGGTCCAGCCCATCGCCCACCCTCCAAGCGAGGCCCAGGCTAATGTTGCCGACGCGATTCGCTGGGTGGAGCAGGCTGCTGAGCAAGGCGCGAGCTTCGTCTGCTTCCCTGAAACCTATCCAGGTCCCTGGCGCATGCCGGCGACCTTCGATCCGAGGCCTACGATGGTAGAGGCTGCAGCTAAACATGGAGTACACGTTGTGTTCGGTACAATCGAACCAGTCAACAACGAGATAGCCACAGCTTACAACCTAGTCTGCATGGCCTATCCTGACGGCCGGCCACTGGCCCAGTACCGCCGCACGCACCCGAACGGCCCGTGGATCTATACAGGTGGTAGGTTCTGGGAGTTTCGGTACGTTCCGGGGGACGACTTTCCAGTGTTTGACACGGCCTTGACAAGGGTAGGGTTGGCGATGTGCAGCGAGGTATACGTGCCAGAGGTGTCGCGTGCGTTGGCCGTACGGGGGGCCGAGTTGATCTTTATGCCGGCCGGCATTGACAAGAAGAAACTTTGGGAAACATGGCGGGCGCTAACTTGGGCGCGGGCGATAGAAAACTTGGCCGTCGTCGTTACGACGCAGAACCTCTTCTCGCACACTGAACGCGGTCTCGCCATGGTCGCAACTCCCGAGCAAGTGTTGTTAGAAAGCATAGCCGCAGGTCTCTTCTTGGTGGATGTAGATCTGGAGCGCATACGGTATCTGCGCGAGACGCGCGACGATGTAGACTCATCGGCCTACTGCGCGGTCAAACAAGGTTTGCTCGGCCCGCAATGGCTGCGGAAGGAGCTCTATGGTCGGATTTATCCCCGCGGTTCCGAATGA
- a CDS encoding tripartite tricarboxylate transporter substrate binding protein yields MIVQYGAGGGVDTVIRAACGVLERILGSRFVVINMPGAVGSLASAEVFRRPADGYTLLGAGDYSKSHRVLGLSTTVPWKDWQYYKLAGSIPAWSVRYDSPYKTIADVVEDALARPGKVRVSTSGIGGAWHEATLIGLGPTGAEFTYVPYSGGAEAALAGLRGDVEVIASGVHEVVQFLRADQLRTLAVFSQRPIEVPGVRQPLRTLAESLPGVAVGGLDYPMVLGFKRDVDPSILKKLEVALQDAVADPDFTRVLHERVIFPDFLSGAEADREAAYYESLTAWTFWEHQLPGVRVDPSALGIPRPENFEQWWPPTGYRPAIP; encoded by the coding sequence GTGATTGTGCAGTACGGGGCGGGTGGTGGCGTAGATACGGTAATCCGCGCTGCCTGCGGGGTGCTTGAGCGGATCCTGGGGAGCCGGTTCGTTGTGATAAACATGCCTGGGGCAGTGGGAAGCTTAGCGAGCGCGGAGGTTTTCCGACGCCCCGCGGATGGTTATACACTCCTCGGAGCTGGGGATTATAGCAAATCGCACAGAGTACTGGGGCTTTCCACGACCGTCCCATGGAAGGATTGGCAGTACTACAAGTTAGCAGGGTCCATTCCGGCGTGGTCCGTAAGATATGATTCTCCTTATAAGACGATAGCCGACGTCGTTGAGGACGCGTTGGCCAGACCGGGCAAGGTCCGAGTTTCCACTTCAGGTATCGGCGGTGCTTGGCATGAGGCCACACTAATTGGTCTCGGGCCGACCGGCGCGGAGTTCACTTACGTTCCGTACAGTGGAGGCGCTGAAGCGGCCTTAGCTGGCTTGCGCGGGGATGTGGAGGTAATCGCAAGCGGCGTGCACGAGGTCGTACAATTCCTGCGGGCCGATCAGTTGCGCACTCTAGCAGTATTCTCTCAACGCCCCATAGAGGTGCCGGGAGTAAGACAGCCACTTCGGACACTTGCCGAGTCTCTGCCGGGGGTTGCCGTAGGAGGACTGGACTATCCCATGGTCTTAGGCTTCAAACGAGACGTAGATCCCTCAATACTGAAGAAGTTGGAGGTTGCACTCCAAGACGCGGTTGCAGATCCAGACTTTACTAGGGTGCTTCACGAAAGAGTGATATTCCCAGACTTTCTCAGCGGTGCTGAGGCTGATCGGGAAGCTGCCTATTATGAGTCGCTCACAGCATGGACTTTTTGGGAGCACCAATTGCCAGGTGTAAGAGTAGACCCGAGCGCCTTGGGAATTCCCAGACCGGAGAATTTCGAGCAGTGGTGGCCACCGACGGGTTATCGCCCAGCTATCCCATAA
- a CDS encoding tripartite tricarboxylate transporter TctB family protein, producing MLRGLLSGDRGIGLVLGAGSVPIGLHAIRELGLVHGRLPGPGLFPFILSVSLLAASAHLALIRPMKVTTVGGLTAGQLRKQLTALGVYAAFPLLLPVAGYIVCTSVFVAAWTLAVEREPLSRASLAGVVAGLAVWLIFGVGLRYPLPGGWLPVR from the coding sequence GTGCTGAGAGGGCTACTATCCGGAGACCGGGGGATCGGTTTGGTACTAGGAGCAGGGAGCGTCCCAATTGGTCTGCATGCCATCAGAGAGTTGGGATTGGTGCATGGGAGACTGCCGGGTCCAGGACTGTTTCCCTTCATTCTCTCAGTTAGCTTACTGGCAGCATCTGCTCACTTGGCCCTTATCCGTCCTATGAAGGTAACGACGGTCGGCGGGCTAACTGCAGGTCAGCTGCGCAAACAGTTGACGGCATTGGGAGTGTATGCGGCCTTTCCTCTGCTCTTGCCCGTAGCAGGGTACATCGTGTGCACCTCAGTGTTCGTCGCGGCCTGGACACTGGCGGTAGAGCGTGAGCCGTTGAGTCGGGCTTCCCTGGCAGGCGTGGTGGCTGGACTAGCCGTCTGGCTAATCTTTGGGGTTGGCCTCCGTTATCCGTTGCCTGGTGGCTGGCTCCCAGTTCGTTAG
- a CDS encoding DUF1989 domain-containing protein has product MTAVAQPRLDLVLQPVSGKAVPVYEGEILRIIQMEGEQTVDFNCFNLHDYKERMSTSQMRAHGFKPRKGDFIVSNPPRCRPMMYILDMPETCVTDLLAARCDATRGEREYGLDWVPNCQDTLAEAIGEYGLTPDDVHDSFNMWMNTTWDAEGYWTTWNTGQRGDFVDLLALIDVLAVPVICGSGSLGPTSNFSLKPIKIQVFPATSASRRLVAELAGQLPALKTRRGPEDYRTRGVMQERQLRPPSEFTIKAYPIKPI; this is encoded by the coding sequence ATGACTGCTGTGGCTCAACCCCGTCTCGACTTAGTGCTTCAGCCCGTCTCAGGGAAAGCGGTTCCCGTATATGAAGGGGAAATCCTGCGGATAATCCAGATGGAAGGGGAGCAAACTGTCGATTTTAATTGCTTTAATCTGCATGACTATAAGGAGAGAATGTCGACTAGCCAAATGCGCGCTCACGGCTTCAAGCCCCGAAAGGGAGATTTCATCGTAAGCAACCCCCCAAGGTGCCGCCCAATGATGTACATACTTGACATGCCTGAGACCTGTGTTACCGACCTGCTCGCCGCCCGCTGCGATGCGACGAGGGGGGAGCGGGAATATGGTTTGGATTGGGTGCCTAATTGTCAGGATACACTAGCGGAAGCAATTGGCGAGTACGGCCTTACGCCAGACGATGTGCATGACTCGTTCAATATGTGGATGAATACCACTTGGGATGCTGAAGGTTATTGGACTACCTGGAATACCGGCCAGAGAGGTGACTTTGTGGACCTACTGGCTCTTATCGATGTGTTGGCGGTACCAGTGATCTGTGGGTCCGGTAGTTTAGGTCCCACGAGTAACTTTTCGCTGAAACCTATCAAGATACAAGTGTTCCCAGCAACTTCCGCCTCCCGGCGTTTGGTCGCAGAGCTGGCTGGCCAGCTCCCGGCCCTGAAGACGCGAAGGGGCCCAGAGGACTATCGTACTAGAGGTGTCATGCAAGAGAGACAGCTTCGGCCACCGAGCGAATTTACGATCAAGGCCTATCCCATCAAGCCTATCTAG
- a CDS encoding M24 family metallopeptidase produces the protein MDLSFIQRPHEYTPRRVYSTTGTDWQERVNFDRMRRERLQRAKEQMERHDLGALVLFVGENIRYVTGVWQGNWKNNIFIRYAVLPRGGEPVLFETVGSDIECARIDAPWMEGRIRPAITWRWAETAEEMMADRMVQSVVEVLKEHGVQGERIGIDMADPTALRAFQKAGINLTSAWPAMSAARVIKTRDEIECHKISTAWADACMWRIRNEWLKPGVKESTICAKANEFLYEAGFDFVYDVIVASGGNTSPYRRWHTDKVIRQGDLVIVDINAIGPGGYFVDYVRCFKVAGKPTPQEKDLYKECYDSLYAALEQLRPGNTTKDVAERFPVYDDDRYGSVSLQQFAHSIGLSLYEGMWISRSYSLKYPVELKQNMVFAIETFAGHPGLEQTVRLEEDVVISDQGPVVLTQMPFEEEFLK, from the coding sequence ATGGACCTGAGCTTCATCCAGCGTCCCCACGAGTACACGCCCCGGCGAGTCTACAGCACCACCGGGACCGACTGGCAGGAGCGGGTCAACTTCGATCGCATGCGTCGAGAGCGCTTGCAGCGTGCCAAGGAGCAGATGGAGCGGCACGACCTCGGCGCGCTGGTGCTCTTCGTCGGCGAGAACATCCGCTACGTCACCGGCGTCTGGCAGGGCAACTGGAAGAACAACATCTTCATCCGATACGCCGTGCTCCCGCGGGGCGGGGAGCCGGTGCTCTTCGAGACCGTGGGGTCGGACATCGAGTGCGCCAGGATCGACGCGCCGTGGATGGAGGGCCGGATCCGCCCCGCCATCACGTGGCGATGGGCCGAGACGGCCGAGGAGATGATGGCCGACCGCATGGTGCAGAGCGTCGTGGAGGTCCTCAAGGAGCACGGCGTGCAGGGTGAGCGGATCGGGATCGATATGGCGGATCCGACGGCGCTGCGGGCCTTCCAGAAGGCCGGAATCAACCTGACGAGCGCCTGGCCGGCCATGTCGGCCGCCCGTGTCATCAAGACCCGGGACGAGATCGAGTGCCACAAGATCTCGACGGCCTGGGCGGACGCGTGCATGTGGCGGATACGAAACGAGTGGCTCAAGCCCGGCGTCAAGGAGTCTACCATCTGCGCGAAGGCCAACGAGTTCCTGTACGAGGCCGGGTTCGACTTCGTCTACGACGTCATCGTGGCCAGCGGCGGCAACACCAGCCCCTACCGGCGCTGGCACACCGACAAGGTGATCCGCCAGGGCGACCTCGTCATCGTGGACATCAACGCCATCGGCCCCGGCGGCTACTTCGTCGACTACGTGCGCTGCTTCAAGGTGGCCGGCAAGCCGACGCCGCAGGAGAAGGACCTGTACAAGGAGTGCTACGACTCGCTGTACGCGGCCCTGGAGCAGCTGCGCCCCGGCAACACCACCAAGGACGTGGCGGAGCGCTTCCCCGTCTACGACGACGACCGATACGGCAGCGTGAGCCTGCAGCAGTTCGCCCACTCCATCGGGCTGTCCCTGTACGAGGGCATGTGGATCTCGCGCTCCTACTCGCTCAAGTATCCCGTCGAATTGAAGCAGAACATGGTCTTCGCCATCGAGACGTTCGCGGGACACCCCGGCCTGGAACAGACGGTGCGCCTGGAGGAGGACGTCGTCATCAGCGACCAGGGCCCGGTGGTGCTGACCCAGATGCCGTTCGAGGAGGAGTTTCTGAAGTAG
- a CDS encoding ATP-binding cassette domain-containing protein, protein MLAIARALVTNPDTLLMDEPSEGLSPLLVKEIGRVIRELKASGLSVLLVEQSLPMALSVADRVYVMSTGTVVWEGTPAQLEADPSVKARFLGV, encoded by the coding sequence ATGCTGGCCATCGCCCGGGCTCTGGTCACCAATCCGGACACGCTGCTCATGGATGAGCCCTCCGAGGGGCTGTCGCCGCTCCTGGTCAAGGAGATAGGGCGGGTCATCCGCGAGCTCAAGGCATCCGGCCTGTCGGTGCTGCTGGTGGAGCAGAGCCTCCCCATGGCCCTCTCGGTGGCCGACCGGGTCTACGTCATGAGCACCGGGACCGTCGTCTGGGAGGGCACGCCCGCGCAACTGGAAGCCGATCCGTCCGTCAAGGCCCGCTTTCTCGGGGTCTAG
- a CDS encoding cupin domain-containing protein, producing the protein MPFYDLTKMAHVAIGPQQSAARGAVVQGQNLEVALVRYEAHRAAKSHRDSNEQMIFVLEGRLRARIEYEVAVADPGDIIHIPANVEYELVAIEDAEVISFKSHAAGRGSPRE; encoded by the coding sequence TTGCCGTTTTACGACCTCACAAAAATGGCCCATGTGGCGATCGGGCCTCAGCAGTCGGCTGCGCGCGGAGCAGTTGTTCAAGGTCAGAACCTGGAGGTGGCTCTTGTCCGTTATGAGGCTCATAGGGCCGCGAAGTCCCATCGGGATTCCAACGAGCAGATGATATTCGTCCTGGAAGGCCGCTTGCGGGCTCGCATAGAGTACGAGGTAGCAGTAGCAGACCCGGGCGACATCATTCATATACCGGCGAACGTTGAGTACGAGCTGGTAGCGATCGAGGATGCGGAGGTGATCAGCTTCAAGAGTCATGCAGCTGGAAGGGGCTCGCCCAGAGAATAG
- a CDS encoding cupin domain-containing protein: protein MFATSLEAIGMPVYRKGTQPEELVTPKYSKAYGSLITGEAIEVGVLRYKHGEGAVKHQHAQEQMMYVLHGKIQVEMDEEVRILGPGELAHMRPNVPHRVVAVEGEVTVLSCKNLVDGTGHRLS, encoded by the coding sequence TTGTTTGCGACGAGCTTGGAGGCGATAGGAATGCCCGTTTATAGGAAAGGAACGCAGCCCGAGGAGTTAGTTACCCCAAAGTACTCAAAGGCGTACGGAAGCTTAATTACTGGAGAAGCAATTGAGGTGGGGGTGCTTCGTTATAAACACGGCGAAGGAGCAGTCAAACACCAACATGCTCAGGAGCAAATGATGTATGTTCTACATGGCAAGATACAAGTTGAGATGGACGAAGAAGTTCGCATCCTCGGGCCTGGAGAGCTCGCCCATATGCGGCCCAACGTTCCCCACAGAGTGGTTGCCGTTGAGGGAGAAGTAACCGTGTTGAGTTGCAAGAATCTCGTAGACGGGACGGGACACCGGCTTTCCTAG
- a CDS encoding ABC transporter substrate-binding protein gives MSRARRCGSPRWQALSALLLGLVLVAGTCRGGAAQSASAIRIGLLVPLTGVFAQNGQDMREGFTLFLDEVGGQLAGRPVQLIVEDTQGTPAVALTKARKLVEQDRVHLLMGPLSAAEGYALADYITQNQVVSIYPIVSSDDLTQRQRSRYIVRTGWSSSQVTHPFGGWVYEHLGYRRVATIAYDFAFGHEVVGGFHQTFEEAGGRVVLKLWPPIGAPDYAPYLSQLASADIDAVFAVFSGGDALRFVSQYQQFGLKDRLPLIGGGTLTDEHVLRSMGDEAFGVVTALHYSAALQTPQNQRFASEYERRFGRVPSYYSEGTYTAGLFLKAALEATGGQVEDKESLLAALLQVSVDAPRGPVRLDAYQNPVQNVYVRRVERVGGRLQNTVIDTFPSVSQFWTYDPAWFLSRPVYSREFPPVRP, from the coding sequence ATGTCTCGAGCCAGGAGGTGCGGCTCACCACGCTGGCAGGCTCTTTCGGCTCTCTTGCTGGGGCTGGTGCTCGTCGCCGGCACGTGCCGGGGGGGAGCGGCCCAGTCGGCCTCAGCGATCCGCATCGGGCTGCTGGTGCCCCTGACCGGCGTTTTCGCGCAAAACGGCCAGGACATGCGCGAGGGATTCACGCTCTTCCTCGACGAGGTCGGCGGCCAGCTGGCCGGGCGGCCCGTGCAGCTCATCGTGGAGGATACCCAGGGCACACCGGCGGTGGCTCTCACCAAGGCTCGCAAGCTGGTGGAGCAGGACCGGGTCCACCTGCTGATGGGGCCCCTATCGGCCGCCGAGGGCTACGCCCTGGCTGACTACATCACCCAAAACCAGGTGGTCTCCATCTATCCCATCGTCTCCTCCGATGACCTGACCCAGCGCCAACGCAGCCGCTACATCGTACGCACCGGGTGGTCCTCGAGCCAGGTGACGCATCCCTTCGGCGGGTGGGTGTACGAGCACCTGGGGTACCGGCGGGTGGCGACCATCGCCTACGACTTCGCCTTCGGCCACGAGGTGGTGGGCGGATTCCACCAGACCTTCGAGGAGGCCGGGGGGCGGGTGGTGCTCAAGCTCTGGCCGCCCATCGGCGCCCCTGACTACGCTCCGTACCTGAGCCAGCTCGCCAGCGCCGACATCGACGCCGTCTTCGCGGTCTTCTCGGGCGGGGATGCGTTGCGATTCGTCTCCCAGTACCAGCAGTTCGGGTTGAAGGATCGGCTGCCCCTCATCGGCGGGGGCACCCTCACCGACGAGCACGTGCTGCGTAGCATGGGTGATGAGGCCTTCGGCGTGGTGACGGCGCTTCATTACAGCGCCGCCCTGCAGACGCCCCAAAACCAGCGGTTCGCATCCGAGTACGAGCGGCGGTTCGGGCGGGTGCCCTCCTACTACTCCGAGGGCACCTATACGGCTGGGCTCTTCCTCAAGGCCGCCCTGGAGGCCACCGGCGGGCAGGTCGAGGACAAGGAGAGCCTGCTGGCCGCGCTGCTGCAAGTCTCCGTCGACGCGCCCCGGGGGCCGGTGCGGCTCGACGCCTATCAAAACCCCGTTCAAAACGTCTACGTGCGGCGAGTCGAGCGGGTAGGCGGGCGGCTGCAAAACACCGTCATCGACACCTTCCCGTCGGTCTCCCAGTTCTGGACCTATGACCCCGCGTGGTTCCTGTCGAGGCCGGTCTACTCCCGGGAGTTCCCGCCCGTGCGACCGTAA
- a CDS encoding urea carboxylase-associated family protein: protein MVAVGECRLDIQLRPVSGVAVPLRRGEVLRIVQEEGQQPVSLNCFNLHDHKEHLSVGHMRREGFRTKEGRILWSNTPRYSPLAAILHMSQSCVADLLVPRCSAPMLEWLYGLVDHPNCQDILAECIGEYGLTPDDVHDPINLWLEVGVNHHGYIIRGATGHAGDHVDLLALTDILTVAAMCGLAHLLGAARSSYKPIRVQVFRHTIETEQLAKRYIQEYTGLKNQRTPQHYRNRSILAERTLRQVEGYQPTFYRVVGREIDVTFSPDEYLAIQRLRGQMGKTTAEVARVLFMRWYIKHRKALGLRYDPSEERSV from the coding sequence ATGGTGGCCGTCGGAGAGTGTCGACTTGATATCCAACTCCGGCCTGTATCAGGTGTAGCAGTGCCTCTTCGAAGAGGTGAGGTGTTAAGAATAGTTCAGGAGGAAGGGCAGCAACCCGTTAGCTTGAATTGTTTCAACCTGCATGATCATAAAGAGCATCTTTCGGTAGGGCACATGCGTCGAGAGGGCTTCCGCACCAAAGAGGGGCGGATACTGTGGAGCAACACTCCGCGCTATTCTCCCTTGGCGGCAATCCTCCACATGAGTCAGTCGTGTGTGGCCGACCTGCTCGTTCCGAGATGCAGCGCACCGATGCTCGAGTGGCTGTATGGTTTGGTCGACCATCCGAACTGCCAGGATATCTTAGCTGAGTGTATAGGTGAGTACGGACTGACGCCAGACGACGTTCATGATCCGATCAATTTGTGGCTCGAAGTTGGCGTCAACCACCATGGGTATATCATTCGGGGGGCTACGGGTCATGCAGGGGACCATGTGGACCTGCTGGCGTTGACGGACATACTCACAGTTGCTGCCATGTGCGGCCTCGCCCACCTGTTAGGCGCTGCGAGGAGCTCTTATAAACCGATCCGAGTACAGGTGTTCCGACATACTATCGAGACGGAGCAGTTAGCCAAGAGGTATATTCAAGAATACACCGGGCTGAAAAACCAGCGGACACCACAGCATTACCGGAACCGGTCGATCTTGGCGGAGAGGACTCTGCGACAGGTAGAAGGGTATCAACCGACCTTCTATCGTGTCGTCGGTAGAGAGATTGATGTTACTTTTAGCCCGGATGAGTACCTCGCCATACAAAGATTGAGGGGACAGATGGGTAAGACAACAGCGGAGGTTGCCCGAGTATTGTTCATGCGGTGGTACATCAAACACCGGAAAGCCCTCGGGTTACGTTATGATCCATCGGAAGAGAGGAGCGTGTAA